From Vagococcus jeotgali, one genomic window encodes:
- the pstB gene encoding phosphate ABC transporter ATP-binding protein PstB, which translates to MKKYNLDDTHIIRFDPMNPDIALATKDLRVFYGQNEAIKGVSLEFKKNKITSLIGPSGCGKSTYLRSLNRMNDEISGTSISGEIIYKGIDINSTEVDVFEMRKHIGMVFQRPNPFSKSIYDNITFALKRHGLKDKNELDEIVETSLKQAALWDQVKDNLNKSALALSGGQQQRLCIARAIAMKPDILLLDEPASALDPISTSKVEETLVNLKEDYTIIIVTHNMQQASRISDYTAFFYMGQVMEYDKTKKIFTRPKIQATEDYVSGHFG; encoded by the coding sequence ATGAAAAAATATAATCTTGATGACACACATATTATACGTTTTGACCCAATGAATCCAGACATTGCTTTAGCAACGAAAGATTTACGAGTTTTTTATGGTCAAAATGAAGCTATTAAAGGCGTTTCATTAGAATTTAAAAAAAATAAAATCACGTCACTTATTGGTCCTTCTGGATGTGGTAAGTCAACTTATTTAAGATCATTAAATCGAATGAATGATGAAATCTCTGGCACAAGTATTTCTGGTGAAATTATCTATAAAGGTATTGACATTAATTCAACAGAAGTTGATGTATTTGAGATGAGAAAACATATTGGAATGGTTTTCCAACGACCAAATCCCTTTAGTAAATCAATCTATGATAATATTACATTTGCTCTAAAGCGACATGGTTTAAAAGATAAAAATGAATTAGATGAGATTGTTGAAACAAGCTTAAAGCAAGCAGCCTTGTGGGACCAAGTAAAAGATAACTTAAATAAGAGTGCCCTTGCGTTATCTGGGGGACAACAACAACGCCTTTGTATCGCTAGAGCGATTGCTATGAAACCAGATATTTTACTATTAGATGAGCCAGCAAGTGCTCTTGATCCTATATCTACAAGTAAGGTAGAAGAGACTTTAGTTAATTTAAAAGAAGACTATACGATTATCATCGTAACACACAACATGCAACAAGCATCTCGCATTAGTGATTACACAGCTTTCTTCTATATGGGACAAGTAATGGAATATGACAAAACGAAAAAAATATTTACGCGTCCTAAGATACAAGCGACAGAAGATTATGTATCAGGTCATTTTGGATAA
- the pstB gene encoding phosphate ABC transporter ATP-binding protein PstB, whose amino-acid sequence MSIIESNDLHLYYGEHEALKGITMDFDKGGITALIGPSGCGKSTFLRTLNRMNDLIPSVTITGKVTYNNQDIYSPKTDIVSLRKQIGMVFQQPNPFPFSIYDNVVYGLRLDGKPSKAELDRVVEESLRAAAVWDDVKDKLNKSALSLSGGQQQRVCIARVLAVNPDVILLDEPTSALDPVSSGKIENMLLELKDQYTMIMVTHNMQQASRISDKTAFFLNGDLIEYNKTKKIFLNPSEKETEDYITGKFG is encoded by the coding sequence ATGTCTATTATAGAATCAAACGATTTACATTTATATTACGGAGAACATGAAGCTTTAAAAGGTATTACTATGGATTTTGATAAAGGGGGTATTACAGCTCTTATTGGACCATCTGGCTGTGGTAAATCAACATTTTTAAGAACGCTAAACCGTATGAATGACTTGATTCCATCTGTGACCATTACTGGTAAAGTGACTTATAACAATCAAGATATCTATAGTCCTAAAACGGATATCGTTTCTTTAAGAAAGCAAATTGGAATGGTCTTCCAGCAGCCTAATCCCTTCCCATTTTCTATTTATGATAATGTAGTATATGGATTACGTTTAGATGGTAAACCATCAAAAGCAGAACTTGATCGTGTCGTTGAGGAGAGCTTGAGAGCTGCTGCTGTATGGGATGATGTGAAAGATAAATTAAATAAGAGTGCCCTTTCTTTATCAGGTGGTCAGCAACAAAGAGTTTGTATTGCCCGTGTATTGGCAGTTAATCCTGATGTTATTTTATTAGATGAACCAACAAGTGCTCTTGACCCTGTATCTAGTGGTAAGATTGAAAACATGTTACTAGAATTAAAAGATCAATACACCATGATCATGGTGACTCATAATATGCAACAAGCCTCTAGAATTTCTGACAAAACAGCATTCTTTTTAAATGGAGACTTGATTGAATATAATAAAACGAAAAAAATATTTTTAAATCCAAGTGAGAAAGAAACAGAAGATTATATCACTGGTAAATTTGGATAA